A single genomic interval of Monodelphis domestica isolate mMonDom1 chromosome X, mMonDom1.pri, whole genome shotgun sequence harbors:
- the LOC100020116 gene encoding E3 ubiquitin-protein ligase RNF170-like, whose amino-acid sequence MAKQPSKVHGLRTEDSLIEGVSDQVLVAVLLGFAFLAAVGYALLRNAQQHIHPNNRELVRVLREQLHREQDPPAPRPQFYTDLSCPICLHHASLPIETNCGHLFCGNCLIAYWRYGSWLGMVSCPICRQTVTLLFPVFGEDVLSVDSRRLHQDIHDYNRRFSGQPRSLTDRLMDLPTLLRHAFRELFSVGGLFWMFRIRIVLCLVGAFFYLISPLDLVPEGLFGILGFLDDFFVIFLLLIYISIMYREVITQRLNR is encoded by the coding sequence ATGGCCAAGCAGCCCTCCAAGGTGCACGGTTTGCGAACCGAGGACTCTCTTATCGAAGGAGTCAGCGACCAGGTGCTCGTGGCTGTGCTGCTCGGTTTTGCTTTCTTGGCCGCGGTGGGCTATGCCCTGCTAAGAAATGCCCAGCAGCACATCCACCCCAACAACCGGGAGCTGGTCCGGGTACTGAGAGAACAACTCCACAGGGAACAAGACCCCCCGGCTCCTAGACCGCAGTTCTATACGGACCTGTCCTGCCCCATCTGTTTACATCATGCCTCTCTTCCTATCGAAACCAACTGTGGCCACCTCTTCTGCGGCAACTGCCTGATTGCTTACTGGCGTTACGGCTCCTGGCTTGGGATGGTCAGTTGTCCAATCTGCCGCCAAACAGTGACTTTGCTGTTTCCTGTGTTTGGCGAAGATGTTCTCTCTGTGGATTCCAGGCGTTTGCACCAAGATATTCACGACTACAACCGAAGGTTCTCTGGTCAGCCCCGGTCTCTCACCGACAGACTTATGGACCTCCCCACTCTACTAAGGCATGCATTCCGGGAACTGTTTTCTGTGGGCGGACTTTTCTGGATGTTTcgcatcagaattgtcctgtgcTTGGTGGGAGCCTTTTTCTACCTGATATCACCTCTGGATCTGGTTCCCGAAGGCTTGTTTGGGATTCTGGGGTTTCTGGACGATTTCTTTGTCATCTTTCTCTTGCTTATTTACATCTCTATCATGTATAGGGAGGTAATAACACAAAGGCTAAACAGATGA